The following are encoded in a window of Scophthalmus maximus strain ysfricsl-2021 chromosome 6, ASM2237912v1, whole genome shotgun sequence genomic DNA:
- the rhebl1 gene encoding ras homolog, mTORC1 binding like 1, protein MPQPKYRKIAVIGYRSVGKSSLTIQFVEGQFVDSYDPTIENTFNKMVSVNGQDFNLQLVDTAGQDEYSIFPQSHSMDIHGYVLVYSVTSMKSFEVVQVLHDKLLDMVGKIQVPTVLVGNKKDLHMERVIKPEEGKKLADSWGAAFMESSAKENETAVEVFKRIILEMEKADGNSAPEVKKCAVM, encoded by the exons ATGCCTCAACCGAAGTATCGAAAGATCGCTGTTATAGGTTACCGGTCTGTAG GAAAGTCGTCTCTTACGATACAGTTTGTGGAAGGACAGTTTGTCGACTCCTATGACCCCACCATTGAAAACA CCTTTAACAAAATGGTCAGCGTTAATGGTCAAGACTTCAATCTTCAGCTGGTTGATACAGCTGGACAA GATGAGTACTCAATATTTCCTCAGTCCCACTCAATGGACATCCATGGCTATGTCCTCGTCTATTCAGTGACCTCCATGAAAAG TTTTGAGGTTGTCCAGGTTCTACATGACAAGCTACTAGACATGGTTGGAAAGATTCA ggTCCCAACGGTTCTTGTAGGGAACAAAAAAGATCTCCACATGGAAAG GGTTATCAAGccagaggaagggaagaaactTGCTGATTCCTGGGGAGCTGCATTCATGGAGTCCTCAGCCAAGGAGAATGAG ACTGCTGTGGAGGTTTTTAAGCGGATCATTTTGGAGATGGAGAAAGCTGATGGAAATTCTGCCCCAGAGGTGAAGAAGTGTGCCGTCATGTAA